The Ancylothrix sp. D3o genome window below encodes:
- a CDS encoding NCS2 family permease: MSDSDFNVNPQPPASGISAAVADFFKFSQNHTNFRTEILAGVTTFMTMAYILAVNPAILSNAIFLQEPKDLFGELVIATAISSAIGSIVMALVANYPFALAPGMGLNAYFAFSVVKGLGIDWRVALTAVLIEGLIVIALTLSNIRTFILTAIPESLKHATAAGIGLFLAYIALAGDPATGGAGIIVANPATKTALGNLSQPSTLIAIAGILITSALVARRIKGALLIGILATALLGWILGVTPWPAGIVALPQWPTDLVGQSVLGLSKMMQGNVLDFLAVTFVFLFVDLFDTIGTVAGVGIQAGYIDQNGELPRAKETLLADAIGTTAGAILGTSCVTTYIESASGVAEGGRTGFTSIVVAGFFLLSVFFIPLFSAIPAFATTPALLIVGVLMAGNVRNIRWDDPAESIPCFLTLIMMPLTYSIAEGLAIGFITYPLLKAFQGKTKEVTPAIWVLAGVFLLRFVFMAFQAA, translated from the coding sequence ATGAGTGATAGTGATTTCAATGTAAACCCTCAACCACCGGCCTCTGGGATTTCGGCGGCGGTAGCGGATTTTTTTAAATTTTCGCAAAACCACACAAATTTTCGCACAGAAATCCTGGCCGGTGTCACAACCTTTATGACAATGGCCTATATTTTGGCCGTTAACCCCGCAATTTTATCAAACGCCATTTTTTTACAAGAACCCAAGGATCTATTTGGAGAATTAGTAATCGCTACCGCCATTTCCTCAGCCATTGGCAGTATCGTCATGGCTTTAGTGGCAAATTATCCCTTTGCACTCGCCCCAGGAATGGGATTAAACGCTTATTTTGCCTTTTCTGTTGTCAAAGGATTAGGCATTGATTGGCGAGTTGCCCTCACTGCTGTTTTAATTGAAGGTTTAATTGTTATTGCCCTGACGCTTTCTAACATTCGTACCTTCATTCTTACCGCTATTCCTGAAAGTTTAAAACACGCCACAGCCGCTGGAATTGGCTTATTTTTAGCCTACATTGCCCTTGCCGGTGATCCTGCCACAGGAGGGGCTGGGATTATTGTTGCTAATCCTGCCACAAAAACAGCTTTAGGCAACTTAAGTCAACCATCAACTCTTATAGCAATTGCCGGTATTTTAATTACCTCTGCATTAGTTGCTCGCCGCATCAAAGGTGCTTTATTAATTGGCATTTTAGCAACCGCTTTATTAGGATGGATTTTAGGTGTTACACCCTGGCCGGCTGGTATTGTTGCTCTCCCTCAATGGCCGACAGATTTAGTCGGTCAATCGGTACTGGGATTATCTAAAATGATGCAAGGCAATGTTTTAGACTTTCTGGCAGTCACATTTGTGTTTTTGTTTGTCGATTTATTTGACACTATTGGTACAGTTGCCGGTGTAGGAATTCAAGCCGGTTATATCGATCAAAATGGTGAACTTCCCCGCGCTAAAGAAACTCTCCTTGCTGATGCCATTGGTACTACTGCCGGCGCTATTTTAGGAACTTCTTGCGTTACAACTTATATCGAATCTGCTTCAGGAGTTGCAGAAGGCGGACGCACCGGCTTTACAAGTATTGTTGTTGCCGGTTTTTTCCTGCTTTCTGTGTTCTTTATTCCGCTTTTTTCTGCCATCCCTGCCTTTGCCACAACTCCAGCTTTACTGATTGTTGGTGTTTTAATGGCCGGCAATGTTCGTAATATCCGCTGGGATGATCCCGCCGAATCTATTCCCTGTTTTTTAACATTGATAATGATGCCTTTAACTTATTCTATTGCCGAAGGTTTAGCTATTGGTTTTATTACTTATCCCTTGCTTAAAGCCTTTCAAGGAAAAACCAAAGAAGTTACTCCTGCTATTTGGGTTTTAGCTGGGGTTTTTCTATTACGTTTTGTCTTCATGGCTTTTCAAGCCGCGTAG